From Amphiprion ocellaris isolate individual 3 ecotype Okinawa chromosome 10, ASM2253959v1, whole genome shotgun sequence, one genomic window encodes:
- the LOC111579137 gene encoding high affinity immunoglobulin epsilon receptor subunit gamma-like isoform X3, giving the protein MTRYADFLGNMSLCYILDGILILYGIILTVLYCRLRMQPANYALANRPEKQPAEGGIYAGLTSHSADTYETIKMDKRPII; this is encoded by the exons ATGACTAGATACGCTG ATTTCCTGGGAAACATGAGCCTTTGTTATATCCTGGACGGGATTCTCATCCTGTACGGCATCATTCTCACTGTCCTCTACTGCAGACTGAGG ATGCAACCGGCCAACTACGCGCTTGCAAACCGCCCTgag AAGCAACCCGCTGAGGGAGGCATCTATGCG GGTTTGACCTCCCACAGCGCTGACACCTACGAGACCATCAAAATGGACAAGAGGCCCATCATCTGA
- the LOC111579137 gene encoding high affinity immunoglobulin epsilon receptor subunit gamma-like isoform X2, translating to MSLCYILDGILILYGIILTVLYCRLRMQPANYALANRPEKQPAEGGIYAVRLLILMLKKTFKKAHEGQKVTAFRSVDGFDLPQR from the exons ATGAGCCTTTGTTATATCCTGGACGGGATTCTCATCCTGTACGGCATCATTCTCACTGTCCTCTACTGCAGACTGAGG ATGCAACCGGCCAACTACGCGCTTGCAAACCGCCCTgag AAGCAACCCGCTGAGGGAGGCATCTATGCGGTGAGACTTCTCATTCTAATGCttaaaaagacttttaaaaaggCACATGAGGGACAAAAAGTGACAGCTTTTCGCTCAGTGGATG GGTTTGACCTCCCACAGCGCTGA
- the LOC111579137 gene encoding high affinity immunoglobulin epsilon receptor subunit gamma-like isoform X1: protein MTRYADFLGNMSLCYILDGILILYGIILTVLYCRLRMQPANYALANRPEKQPAEGGIYAVRLLILMLKKTFKKAHEGQKVTAFRSVDGFDLPQR from the exons ATGACTAGATACGCTG ATTTCCTGGGAAACATGAGCCTTTGTTATATCCTGGACGGGATTCTCATCCTGTACGGCATCATTCTCACTGTCCTCTACTGCAGACTGAGG ATGCAACCGGCCAACTACGCGCTTGCAAACCGCCCTgag AAGCAACCCGCTGAGGGAGGCATCTATGCGGTGAGACTTCTCATTCTAATGCttaaaaagacttttaaaaaggCACATGAGGGACAAAAAGTGACAGCTTTTCGCTCAGTGGATG GGTTTGACCTCCCACAGCGCTGA